One window of the Colletotrichum lupini chromosome 9, complete sequence genome contains the following:
- a CDS encoding allantoate permease, giving the protein MAVEASVNAEQPRPKDLEIAEKQPSRPGSIGEDLKAGQVELLDEAEIFLQQNGLSHAHLRELMEDEQAQKKLVRRIDLTLLPLLMGTYLLQYIDKQALSYGAVFDLFETTNTSQSQYSWLASIFYFAYLLAEWPASYLAQHFPTGTIVSIFVLCWGTVLTCTAACHSFAGLAVCRFLLGAFEAVITPCFMMIVSMWYTRAEAPVRAGSFYCFNGFGSMIGGILFYGVGQADGWDVWRIIFIICGGLTIVWGIVLFFYLPNNIMAAKRFTVEEKALLIARSQSNKTGVFSRKIKPAQIKEAFKDIQVWLLFFYTLLNEIVNGGIANFGKLIVKGFTKDALLTTAYGIPYGAWVAFFIFTGPFCASKFKNFRTIVMMTWVLPTLIAVSLFLKLDRGNKNGLLMSYYISPSFVGALVVALQMPAANVAGYTKRVTSTAFVFLAYCVGNIIGPQAFLASEAPIYGTGCKVIMGCTAGQVVLAIAIRLLLIKRNKQRDAEAEASGHNAEDVSDEVLMDLTDFENRKFRYSY; this is encoded by the exons ATGGCGGTTGAGGCTTCCGTCAACGCAGAGCAGCCCAGGCCCAAGGATCTGGAGATCGCGGAGAAGCAACCCTCTCGGCCGGGCAGTATCGGCGAGGACCTCAAGGCCGGTCAGGTTGAACTTCTCGATGAAGCCGAAATCTTCTTGCAGCAAAATGGTCTTTCTCATGCGCATCTGCGAGAGCTCATGGAAGATGAACAGGCCCAGAAAAAGCTTGTCCGCCGG ATCGATCTCACATTGTTGCCCCTTCTCATGGGAACGTACCTTCTGCAGTATATCGACAAGCAGGCCCTGAGTTACGGCGCAGTTTTCGACCTCTTCGAAACAACCAATACTTCTCAAAGCCAGTATTCATGGCTGGCCAGTATCTTCTACTTTGCCTACCTTCTGGCAGAATGGCCAGCAAGTTACCTTGCTCAGCACTTCCCCACCGGCACCATTGTCAGCATCTTCGTCCTCTGCTGGGGAACAGTTCTCACCTGCACCGCCGCATGCCATAGCTTCGCTGGGCTCGCCGTCTGCCGCTTCCTCTTGGGTGCTTTCGAAGCCGTCATCACACCCTGCTTCATGATGATCGTCAGCATGTGGTACACCAGGGCGGAGGCGCCGGTACGCGCTGGATCTTTCTACTGCTTCAACGGATTCGGTTCCATGATCGGCGGCATTCTGTTCTACGGTGTCGGTCAGGCAGACGGATGGGATGTTTGGAGAATCATCTTCATTATATGCGGTGGTCTTACCATCGTGTGGGGCATCGTCCTGTTCTTCTATTTGCCGAACAACATCATGGCTGCCAAACGATTCACCGTGGAAGAGAAGGCCCTGCTTATTGCTCGCAGCCAGAGCAACAAGACTGGTGTCTTTAGCCGAAAGATCAAGCCAGCTCAAATTAAGGAAGCATTCAAGGACATCCAAGTGTGGCTTCTGTTCTTCTACACCCTTCTCAACGAGATTGTCAACGGCGGCATCGCCAACTTTGGCAAACTCATTGTTAAGGGCTTTACAAAGGATGCCCTCTTGACGACTGCCTACGGAATTCCGTATGGAGCCTGGGTTGCCTTTTTTATCTTCACTGGTCCCTTTTGCGCTTCGAAGTTCAAAAACTTCCGGACCATTGTCATGATGACGTGGGTTTTGCCGACACTCATTGCTGTTTCCCTTTTCTTGAAACTGGACCGCGGCAACAAAAACGGGCTGTTGATGTCATACTACATT AGTCCCTCCTTCGTCGGTGCTCTTGTCGTTGCGCTGCAAATGCCGGCTGCGAATGTCGCGGGTTACACCAAGCGTGTGACATCAACAGCCTTCGTCTTTCTAGCGTATTGCGTGGGAAACATCATAGGCCCGCAAGCTTTCCTCGCGTCGGAAGCGCCCATCTACGGCACTGGCTGTAAAGTTATCATGGGTTGCACTGCCGGTCAAGTCGTATTGGCTATCGCCATTCGGCTGTTGTTAATTAAGAGGAACAAACAGAGAGACGCGGAGGCGGAGGCTAGTGGACACAATGCGGAGGATGTATCTGATGAGGTTCTCATGGACTTGACGGACTTCGAGAACAGGAAGTTCAGGTACTCCTATTAG